A region of Macaca thibetana thibetana isolate TM-01 chromosome 20, ASM2454274v1, whole genome shotgun sequence DNA encodes the following proteins:
- the CHP2 gene encoding calcineurin B homologous protein 2 produces MGSRSSHAAVIPDADSIRRETGFSQASLLRLHHRFRALDRNKKGYLSRMDLQQIGALAVNPLGDRIIESFFPDGSQQVDFPGFVRVLAHFRPVEDEDTETQDPKKPEPLNSRRNKLHYAFQLYDLDRDGKISRHEMLQVLRLMVGVQVTEEQLENIADRTVQEADEDGDGAVSFVEFTKSLEKMDVEQKMSIRILK; encoded by the exons ATGGGGTCGCGCAGCTCCCACGCCGCGGTCATTCCCGACGCGGACAGTATTCGGCGAGAGACCGGCT TCTCCCAAGCTAGCCTGCTCCGCCTGCACCACCGGTTCCGGGCACTGGACAGGAACAAGAAGGGCTACCTGAG CCGCATGGATCTCCAGCAGATAGGGGCGCTGGCCGTGAACCCCCTGGGAGACCGCATTATAGAAAGCTTCTTCCCCGATGG GAGCCAGCAAGTTGATTTCCCAGGCTTTGTCAGGGTCCTGGCTCATTTTCGCCCTGTAGAAGATGAGGACACAGAAACCCAAGACCCCAAGAAACCCGAACCTCTCAACAGCAGAAGGAACAAACTTCACT ATGCATTTCAGCTCTATGACCTGGATCGTGATGGGAAGATCTCCAGGCATGAGATGCTGCAG GTTCTCCGTCTGATGGTCGGGGTACAGGTGACAGAAGAGCAGCTGGAGAACATCGCTGACCGCACGGTGCAGGAGGCTGATGAAGATGGGGATGGGGCTGTGTCCTTTGTGGAGTTCACCAAG TCCTTAGAGAAGATGGACGTTGAGCAAAAAATGAGCATCAGGATCCTAAAGTGA